The Mytilus trossulus isolate FHL-02 chromosome 3, PNRI_Mtr1.1.1.hap1, whole genome shotgun sequence genome contains a region encoding:
- the LOC134709462 gene encoding uncharacterized protein LOC134709462 codes for MIRFMSPDTLGPVSQVSFGIFSSDELLTDAFPDYAVSDECKFSCNDECFSSCYNGLPRANSSAYPGRRIVVVDANIECREDDPEKQMVNLLVKTFAESILTHLFPTQIIRTLEENLNRTKDVWNVEPPTAVNYWVEAVLTWFNARSSKGAMNVCSPSGELCSSEYDNRMNMKTKDSMLFTTLSSLFNYERDYLLGKISTCEW; via the exons ATGATACGATTTATGTCACCTGACACACTAGGTCCAGTTTCACAAGTCAGTTTTGGTATCTTTAGTTCTGATGAACTGTTAACGGATGCCTTCCCTGACTATGCTGTTTCGGATGAAtgtaaat TTTCCTGTAATGACGAATGTTTTTCCTCATGCTACAATGGACTTCCAAGAGCAAACAGCTCCGCTTATCCGGGGAGGCGAATCGTTGTCGTCGATGCCAATATCGAATGCAGAGAAGACGACCCAGAGAAACAGATGGTTAATCTCCTTGTAAAGACCTTTGCAGAATCtatattaacacatttatttccaACACAAATAATCAGAACA ttggAAGAAAATTTAAACAGAACGAAAGATGTTTGGAATGTTGAACCACCAACAGCAGTTAATTACTGGGTTGAAGCAGTATTAACTTGGTTTAATGCAAGAAGTTCAAAAG GTGCAATGAATGTATGCAGTCCTAGTGGAGAGCTATGCTCATCAGAATATGACAATCGGATGAACATGAAAACTAAAGACTCAATGTTATTTACAACACTAAGCTCGTTATTTAATTATGAAAGGGACTACTTACTTGGAAAAATATCTACATGTGAGTGGTAG